A window from Citrus sinensis cultivar Valencia sweet orange chromosome 5, DVS_A1.0, whole genome shotgun sequence encodes these proteins:
- the LOC102629262 gene encoding uncharacterized protein LOC102629262, whose product MAYLVSISFSTPLCAPPTSFKKMCWGKEPLGALAKTAISVSGTNHLFPCSSNRGLFSVNLSCHRHLTSSSKPLDGIVSFLDVSSCTHTTIAGYWVGPDIDDGWGYVEAFVNQIT is encoded by the exons ATGGCGTACCTTGTCTCGATAAGCTTCTCGACTCCTCTCTGCGCTCCGCCAACTTCATTCAAG AAAATGTGCTGGGGAAAAGAACCCTTAGGTGCACTAGCAAAGACAGCAATCAGCGTATCAG GAACCAATCATCTTTTTCCCTGCAGCTCAAATAGAGGCTTATTTTCTGTGAATCTGAGCTGTCATCGTCATTTAACATCATCCTCAAAGCCATTAGATGgaattgtttcctttttggaTGTAAGTTCTTGTACTCATACAACAATTGCTGGTTATTGGGTTGGGCCGGATATTGATGATGGTTGGGGTTATGTAGAAGCTTTTGTCAATCAAATTACTTGA
- the LOC102621848 gene encoding nuclear transcription factor Y subunit B-4: MVEEQDKLLPIANVGKIMKQILPPRAKISKEAKQTMQECATEFISFVTGEASDKCHKENRKTVNGDDICWALSTLGFDNYTEAIVRYLHKYREDERERAKNQSKVTATSSNEDKAKESPSHKSREQTTSVQQIDETSSAPSELRALKKGKSSLTNPP, from the coding sequence ATGGTTGAAGAGCAAGATAAGCTACTGCCAATTGCCAACGTGGGTAAAATAATGAAGCAAATCCTACCACCGAGAGCAAAGATTTCTAAAGAAGCCAAACAAACAATGCAAGAATGTGCAACGGAGTTTATAAGTTTTGTAACTGGTGAGGCATCTGACAAGTGTCACAAGGAGAATCGAAAGACGGTTAACGGAGACGATATCTGTTGGGCTCTCAGTACTCTAGGGTTTGATAACTATACTGAGGCTATAGTGAGATACTTGCATAAATAtagggaagatgaaagagagagagctAAGAACCAAAGTAAAGTGACTGCTACTAGCAGCAACGAAGACAAAGCTAAAGAATCACCAAGCCATAAAAGTAGAGAACAGACGACTTCTGTGCAGCAAATTGATGAAACCTCAAGTGCTCCTTCAGAGCTTAGAGCTCTTAAGAAGGGCAAAAGCTCTCTGACGAACCCTCCTTGA